A single window of Methylobacterium nodulans ORS 2060 DNA harbors:
- the fliN gene encoding flagellar motor switch protein FliN: MAPDDDLGLPQLSEADLALDQNGADSLRDGPPSPKSAADLEQVFDVPVVVSAVLGASRMPIGDLLRLGPGTVLELDRKVGEAIDIYVNNRLVARGEVVLVEERLGVTMTEIVKSDG; encoded by the coding sequence ATGGCCCCCGACGACGACCTCGGCCTGCCCCAGCTCAGCGAAGCCGACCTCGCCCTCGACCAGAACGGCGCCGATTCCCTGCGGGACGGCCCGCCCAGCCCCAAGAGCGCCGCGGACCTGGAGCAGGTCTTCGACGTGCCGGTGGTGGTCTCGGCGGTGCTCGGCGCCTCCCGGATGCCGATCGGCGACCTCCTGCGCCTCGGTCCCGGCACGGTGCTGGAACTCGACCGCAAGGTCGGCGAGGCGATCGACATCTACGTCAACAACCGCCTCGTCGCCCGCGGCGAGGTGGTGCTGGTCGAGGAGCGCCTCGGCGTCACCATGACCGAGATCGTCAAGAGCGACGGTTGA
- a CDS encoding FliH/SctL family protein has product MAQVQRFLFDNDFRVPGGSAARAREAAAQAEATAQAEAEARAEATLRAQLDAAHARGLQEGRAQAEAQVQARLADALNRLATAAAGLLAAADARDAEREAQALDFAVALGRKLAGEALDAHPVAAILEAARSALHHLRGVPHLAVRVNDRLVEEAETALKRLARERGYEGRLIVLGDPDLPPGDTRLEWADGGVVRERAAIEAALATALAPA; this is encoded by the coding sequence ATGGCTCAGGTTCAGCGCTTCCTCTTCGACAACGACTTCCGGGTCCCCGGCGGCAGCGCCGCGCGGGCGCGGGAGGCCGCGGCCCAGGCGGAGGCCACCGCGCAGGCCGAGGCGGAAGCCCGGGCCGAGGCCACCCTGCGGGCGCAGCTCGACGCCGCCCATGCGCGCGGCCTGCAGGAGGGCCGCGCCCAGGCCGAGGCGCAGGTCCAGGCCCGTCTCGCCGATGCCCTCAACCGCCTCGCGACCGCAGCCGCCGGCCTGCTCGCGGCGGCGGATGCCCGGGACGCGGAGCGCGAGGCCCAGGCCCTCGACTTCGCGGTGGCGCTCGGCCGCAAGCTCGCGGGCGAAGCCCTCGACGCACATCCGGTCGCGGCGATCCTGGAGGCCGCCCGGTCCGCCCTGCATCACCTGCGCGGCGTGCCGCATCTCGCCGTGCGGGTGAACGACCGCCTCGTGGAGGAGGCCGAGACGGCCCTCAAGCGCCTCGCCCGCGAGCGCGGCTATGAGGGCCGCCTGATCGTGCTCGGCGACCCCGACCTGCCACCGGGCGACACCCGCCTGGAATGGGCCGATGGCGGCGTCGTGCGCGAGCGCGCCGCCATCGAGGCCGCCCTCGCCACCGCGCTCGCTCCCGCCTGA
- the fliG gene encoding flagellar motor switch protein FliG, whose product MAASPKPALAEALMENSRLAELPGPQRAAALLLLLGDEVGAPIWKMLEEDEVKKVSHAMVQLGSLEVETVEQLIIEFVSKLSASGGVSSSYERTEALLLKIFPPEQVSLIMAEVKGASARRVWTSLTQIDPEILASFLRSEYPQTVAVILSRVRSDYAARVLTILPEDFAIDVLNRMLRMETVQKEALRHIEETLRSEFVSTIAQTTRRDAHELMADVFNAFDRQTETRFLTALDQNNRGAAKKIRQLMFTFEDLLKLDAGSVQTLMRNVDRDALGRALKGASEPVRAFFFSNMSSRAAKNLQDEIASLGPIRLKEVDEAQARITEMAKELAEKGEIMIAKNSAEEELVY is encoded by the coding sequence ATGGCCGCGTCCCCGAAACCCGCCCTCGCCGAGGCGCTGATGGAGAATTCGCGCCTCGCCGAGCTGCCCGGCCCGCAGCGGGCGGCGGCGCTCCTTCTGCTCCTCGGCGACGAGGTCGGCGCGCCGATCTGGAAGATGCTCGAGGAGGACGAGGTCAAGAAGGTCTCGCACGCCATGGTCCAGCTCGGCTCGCTGGAGGTCGAGACGGTGGAGCAGCTCATCATCGAGTTCGTGTCGAAGCTCTCCGCGAGCGGCGGCGTCAGCTCCAGCTACGAGCGCACCGAGGCGCTGCTCCTCAAGATCTTCCCGCCCGAGCAGGTCTCGCTGATCATGGCGGAGGTGAAGGGGGCCTCGGCCCGCCGGGTCTGGACCAGCCTGACCCAGATCGACCCCGAGATCCTCGCCTCGTTCCTGCGCAGCGAGTACCCGCAGACCGTGGCGGTGATCCTGTCGCGGGTGCGCTCGGACTATGCCGCGCGGGTGCTCACCATCCTGCCGGAGGACTTCGCCATCGACGTCCTCAACCGGATGCTGCGCATGGAGACGGTGCAGAAGGAGGCCCTGCGCCACATCGAGGAGACGCTGAGGAGCGAGTTCGTCTCGACCATCGCGCAGACGACCCGGCGCGATGCGCACGAACTCATGGCGGACGTCTTCAACGCCTTCGACCGCCAGACGGAGACGCGCTTCCTCACCGCCCTGGACCAGAACAACCGGGGGGCTGCCAAGAAGATCCGGCAGCTCATGTTCACCTTCGAGGACCTGCTGAAGCTCGATGCCGGCAGCGTGCAGACGCTCATGCGCAACGTCGACCGCGACGCGCTCGGCCGCGCGCTGAAAGGGGCGTCCGAGCCGGTGCGCGCCTTCTTCTTCAGCAACATGTCGAGCCGCGCGGCCAAGAACCTGCAGGACGAGATAGCCTCCCTCGGCCCGATCCGCCTCAAGGAGGTCGATGAGGCGCAGGCCAGGATCACCGAGATGGCCAAGGAACTCGCCGAGAAGGGCGAGATCATGATCGCCAAGAACAGCGCCGAGGAGGAGCTGGTCTACTGA